In Rhipicephalus microplus isolate Deutch F79 chromosome 9, USDA_Rmic, whole genome shotgun sequence, one genomic interval encodes:
- the LOC119186742 gene encoding uncharacterized protein LOC119186742: MAFFILHSLLTRGGSGAMDGILTATSASTDVKPSVEDLVDENHYANEVAVDVKPTVDHGHYANDVTMDVKPNIEHDAYEFTSDVKPLVDHGHYANEVMALLDEKPSVDDGLHANEIAEDVDPCVDHGHNANEVTVDLKPIVDRRHSTDEVMELVDVKPSVDDGHDANTVTLCEGSLPAASQDQYHSLVFVEDGLHSCRQCAYTTRIKANMRVHLRRHTGEHPFQCHLCPATFTAKFHLTEHIRTHTGERPFSCTQCNASFSLKHNLKEHLRTHTGERPFCCVHCSKSFSKKCNLKQHMRTHMPNRIIERPFSCGQCNASFTSRFQVKQHIRTHTGERPFSCLYCDASFSRKRDLRSHERIHTGERPFSCDNCDAAFAQRRNLVLHMRTHTGERPFSCGHCDASFSVKRNLSSHVRAHTGERPFSCGHCDASFLSRSNMKRHMRTHTGERPFSCGHCDTSFARKSSLVVHTRTHTGERPYSCIYCNASFFRRSTFNRHILGLHPKEALKGRGASVPNVEVT; the protein is encoded by the exons ATGGCCTTCTTTATACTTCATAGCCTCCTAACTAGAGGAGGCAGTGGTGCAATGGACGGCATTCTGACAGCGACTAGTGCATCGACGGATGTGAAACCGAGTGTTGAAGACTTGGTTGACGAAAATCATTACGCGAACGAAGTTGCGGTAGACGTGAAGCCTACTGTTGATCACGGACATTATGCGAATGATGTTACGATGGACGTTAAGCCGAACATTGAGCATGATGCGTATGAATTTACGTCGGACGTCAAGCCGTTAGTTGATCACGGACATTATGCGAATGAAGTTATGGCATTGCTGGACGAGAAGCCCAGTGTTGATGATGGGCTCCATGCGAATGAAATTGCGGAGGACGTGGATCCGTGTGTTGATCACGGACACAATGCCAATGAAGTTACAGTGGACTTGAAGCCGATTGTTGATCGCAGGCATAGTACGGATGAAGTTATGGAATTGGTGGATGTGAAGCCCAGTGTTGATGATGGACATGATGCGAATACAGTTACTCTCTGTGAAG GTTCCTTGCCTGCGGCATCTCAGGACCAGTACCATTCACTCGTGTTTGTAGAAGATGGACTGCATTCCTGCCGTCAGTGTGCATATACAACCAGGATTAAGGCGAACATGAGAGTACACCTTCGCCGACACACAGGGGAGCATCCCTTCCAGTGTCACCTTTGCCCGGCTACTTTCACTGCGAAATTCCATCTCACAGAGCACATTCGCACTCATACCGGAGAGCGTCCTTTCTCCTGCACGCagtgcaatgcatccttttcacTGAAACACAACCTGAAGGAACActtgcgcacccacacaggagaacgTCCCTTTTGCTGTGTTCACTGCAGTAAATCCTTTTCAAAGAAATGTAACCTGAAGCAGCACATGCGCACCCACATGCCCAACCGCATTATAGAGCGACCCTTTTCTTGTGGCCAGTGCAATGCATCCTTCACATCCAGATTCCAAGTCAAGCAACATATccgcacccacacaggagagcgtcctttCTCTTGTCTCTACTGCGATGCATCCTTTTCACGAAAGCGGGATCTCAGGAGTCACGAGCGCatccacacaggagagcgtccattttcctgtgatAATTGTGATGCAGCCTTTGCGCAGAGGCGCAACCTCGTGCTgcacatgcgcacccacacaggtGAACGTCCCTTTTCCTGTGGCCACTGCGATGCATCCTTTTCAGTGAAGCGCAACCTCAGTAGTCACGTGCGCgcccacacaggagagcgtccgtTTTCCTGTGGCCACTGTGATGCATCCTTTTTATCCAGAAGCAACATGAAGCGACATATGCGCACTCACACAGGCGAACGTCCCTTTTCCTGTGGCCACTGTGATACATCCTTTGCACGAAAAAGCAGCCTCGTAGTGCACACTCGtacccacacaggagagcgtccatatTCCTGCATCTACTGTAATGCATCTTTTTTCCGAAGAAGCACGTTCAATCGCCACATCTTAGGACTTCATCCCAAGGAAGCCCTGAAAGGCAGGGGTGCCAGTGTTCCTAATGTGGAGGTAACTTGA